The following coding sequences are from one Canis lupus baileyi chromosome 19, mCanLup2.hap1, whole genome shotgun sequence window:
- the LOC140611423 gene encoding olfactory receptor 7A17-like — MEPGNDSQISEFLLLGLSEEPELQPLLFGLFLSMYLITIFGNLLIILAVRSDPHLHTPMYFFLANLSFVDICFTSTTVPKMLLNIQTQIKVITYKGCITQIYFFLLFTALDDFLLAVMAYDRLVAICHPLHYRVIMKPTCCALLVLMSWMISALNSLLQSLMVLWLSFCSEVEISHFFCELNQVVQLACSDTFLNDLVMYFAAVFLAGGPLTGILYSYSKIVSSIQRISSAQGKYKAFSTCASHLLVVSLFYCTLIGVYLSSAATQSSHSSAVASVIYTVVTPMLNPFIYSLRNKDIKRALKRIIGVPVM, encoded by the coding sequence ATGGAACCAGGAAATGATTCACAAATTTCAGAGTTTCTTCTTTTGGGATTATCTGAGGAACCAGAACTGCAGCCCCTCCTATTTGGGCTTTTCCTCTCCATGTACCTGATCACTATCTTTGGAAACCTGCTCATAATCCTGGCTGTCAGGTCAGACCCTCACCTCCATACCCCGatgtacttcttccttgccaaccTGTCCTTTGTAGACATCTGTTTCACCTCCACCACCGTCCCCAAGATGCTCCTGAACATTCAGACTCAGATTAAAGTCATCACCTATAAAGGCTGCATCACTCAGATatactttttcctcctcttcactGCACTGGATGACTTTCTCCTGGctgtgatggcctatgaccgccTCGTGGCCATCTGTCACCCCCTGCACTACAGGGTCATCATGAAACCTACCTGCTGTGCACTGCTGGTTCTGATGTCCTGGATGATAAGTGCGCTGAATTCCTTATTACAAAGCTTAATGGTATTGTGGCTGTCCTTCTGTTCAGAGGTGGAAATCTCCCACTTCTTTTGTGAACTCAATCAAGTGGTCCAACTTGCCTGTTCTGACACCTTTCTTAATGACCTGGTGATGTATTTTGCAGCTGTTTTTCTGGCTGGTGGTCCCCTCACTGGGATACTTTACTCTTACTCTAAGATAGTTTCCTCCATACAGAGAATCTCATCTGCTCAGGGCAAGTATAAAGCATTTTCCACCTGTGCATCTCACCTCTTGgttgtctctttattttattgtacACTCATAGGAGTGTACCTTAGCTCTGCTGCTACCCAGAGCTCTCATTCAAGTGCAGTGGCCTCAGTAATATACACAGTGGTCACGCCCATGCTGAACCCCTTCATCTACAGCCTGAGGAACAAAGACATAAAGAGGGCTCTGAAAAGAATCATTGGAGTTCCAGTGATGTAA